In one Deinococcus aquiradiocola genomic region, the following are encoded:
- a CDS encoding FAD-dependent oxidoreductase: MLTPVSRSRPQPGHLYDVAVVGAGLAGCELAFRLAQGGQDVLLVSQALDHLGNLYAPTVQDAAFPDGTLFADVAASILPGTDGWVFHRALKARLEGTSGIHLLQSCVTALDEDEQDGTVTLSTWEGPPLRARRTVLAVGAFLKARLLVGSGMEDAGRLSEVAYDFLADDLAARGVWLQPAERATQDLDPPYEVRFLTVPQAELDGFRLRRSDHVYALGQMTGGPHSYATVLTAAAQLAAELLHDPHTP; the protein is encoded by the coding sequence ATGCTGACGCCCGTCTCCCGCTCCCGCCCCCAGCCCGGCCACCTGTACGACGTGGCGGTCGTCGGGGCGGGCCTCGCCGGCTGCGAACTCGCGTTCCGGCTCGCGCAGGGCGGTCAGGACGTGCTGCTCGTCTCACAGGCCCTCGACCACCTCGGGAACCTGTACGCGCCCACCGTGCAGGACGCCGCCTTCCCGGACGGCACCCTCTTCGCGGACGTGGCCGCCAGCATCCTGCCCGGCACGGACGGCTGGGTGTTCCACCGCGCCCTCAAGGCCCGCCTGGAAGGCACGAGCGGCATTCACCTCCTGCAGAGCTGCGTGACCGCGCTCGACGAGGACGAGCAGGACGGCACCGTCACCCTCTCCACCTGGGAAGGACCGCCGCTGCGTGCCCGCCGCACCGTCCTCGCCGTGGGCGCCTTCCTCAAGGCGCGCCTCCTGGTGGGAAGCGGCATGGAGGACGCCGGACGCCTCAGCGAGGTCGCGTACGACTTCCTGGCCGACGACCTCGCCGCGCGCGGCGTGTGGCTGCAGCCCGCCGAGCGCGCCACGCAGGACCTCGACCCGCCGTACGAGGTGCGCTTCCTGACCGTCCCGCAGGCCGAACTCGACGGGTTCCGCCTGCGCCGCAGCGACCACGTGTACGCCCTCGGGCAGATGACGGGCGGCCCGCACTCGTACGCCACCGTCCTCACGGCCGCCGCGCAGCTCGCCGCCGAACTCCTGCACGACCCACACACCCCATGA
- the trmB gene encoding tRNA (guanine(46)-N(7))-methyltransferase TrmB — protein sequence MIYQLSDFHFPDTPARLFPDTPDRPLYLEIGFGDGRFWPHHAATFPQAPNYLGVELSGASLQKANARLNRSGLTNAHLSKLPALVMLDAVIPEASLDGIIVNFPDPWPKKDHLDQRLLRAPFFRLAASRLRPGGAVLFTTDHEEYFEFACREAEQSGVMRTELRDPPPAALETKYALKWRELGIGAQHARFVPTADPHALAATLPRPDIRALPLEDQALPHAIVTLPDPFDLTDFEKGAVRGPGHTVVLLDAYRSLRRHEYTVLAHVEEGELTQEVLVGITPRADGSTLVRLAKFGGPIITTGVKAAVAAVTAELVKRGAVITHLGY from the coding sequence ATGATCTACCAACTGTCAGACTTCCACTTCCCGGACACGCCCGCCCGCCTCTTCCCGGACACGCCGGACCGCCCCCTGTACCTGGAGATCGGTTTCGGGGACGGCCGCTTCTGGCCGCACCACGCCGCGACCTTCCCGCAGGCCCCCAACTACCTGGGCGTCGAACTGTCCGGCGCGAGCCTGCAGAAAGCGAACGCGCGCCTGAACCGCAGCGGCCTCACGAACGCGCACCTCAGCAAACTGCCCGCGCTCGTCATGCTGGACGCCGTGATTCCCGAAGCGAGCCTGGACGGTATCATCGTGAACTTCCCCGACCCCTGGCCGAAAAAGGACCACCTCGACCAGCGCCTGCTGCGCGCCCCGTTCTTCCGGCTCGCCGCGAGCCGACTCAGGCCGGGCGGCGCGGTCCTCTTCACCACCGACCACGAGGAGTACTTCGAGTTCGCGTGCCGCGAGGCCGAACAGAGCGGCGTGATGCGCACCGAGCTGCGCGACCCGCCGCCCGCCGCACTCGAAACGAAGTACGCCCTGAAATGGCGTGAACTGGGCATCGGCGCGCAGCACGCGCGCTTCGTGCCGACCGCCGACCCGCACGCCCTCGCCGCGACCCTGCCGCGACCGGACATCCGCGCGCTGCCCCTGGAGGACCAAGCCTTGCCGCACGCCATCGTGACCCTGCCCGATCCCTTCGACCTCACGGACTTCGAGAAGGGTGCCGTGCGCGGCCCCGGCCACACCGTCGTCCTGCTCGACGCGTACCGCAGCCTGCGCCGCCACGAGTACACCGTCCTCGCGCACGTCGAGGAGGGCGAACTGACGCAGGAGGTCCTGGTCGGCATCACGCCGCGCGCCGACGGGTCCACCCTGGTGCGCCTCGCGAAGTTCGGCGGGCCGATCATCACGACCGGCGTGAAGGCCGCCGTGGCCGCCGTCACCGCCGAACTCGTCAAACGCGGCGCGGTCATCACTCACCTCGGGTACTGA
- a CDS encoding polysaccharide deacetylase family protein, whose protein sequence is MNVRPTPLLLALLLAASLPAQASVQKPTALRALQVTPASVPARPASVPGQVQPVAPGTLAAPRIPQLTLDPNMPEVQKVEYLSNGHIEVAGAVVTLEQPEQSCARAVAGAVARRVLAARAQLDEVDVSVYDKGTYGGFGGPSPLLTASVPRDRLNDFLAWTAGQGTYERAWVSTTPATPPLRAPDRVRELTVNFLGSVADKAADAVHHTTAKVLGGVQGGLLYHGSSRESLAALTFDDAPHPMYEPLVLDTLRRAGVHATFFVIGRNARAYPYFIRDMAEQGHEIGNHTFHHVRLPPLTPADVKQELTLTDQTLQGITGKPVRYFRPPGGDYTPATLRAAEGLGLTTVFWTDDPGDFQNPGVNVLLERYTRTLRRGGVVLLHDNAPEMLQVLPMFLRIADARNITLDTVGVLVKPGAQNDHRPAPTRARPAPALGPVDVTYTTQP, encoded by the coding sequence GTGAACGTGCGTCCCACTCCCCTCCTGCTCGCCCTGCTGCTGGCCGCCAGTCTGCCCGCGCAGGCGAGCGTGCAGAAACCCACGGCCCTGCGCGCCCTGCAGGTCACGCCCGCCAGTGTTCCCGCCCGGCCCGCCAGCGTGCCGGGGCAGGTGCAGCCGGTCGCGCCGGGCACGCTGGCCGCGCCGCGCATCCCGCAGCTCACGCTCGACCCGAACATGCCGGAAGTGCAGAAGGTCGAGTACCTCAGCAACGGGCACATCGAGGTGGCGGGCGCCGTCGTGACGCTCGAACAGCCGGAACAATCGTGCGCGCGGGCCGTGGCGGGCGCCGTGGCGCGCCGCGTGCTCGCCGCGCGCGCGCAGCTGGACGAGGTGGACGTCAGCGTGTACGACAAGGGCACGTACGGCGGGTTCGGCGGACCGTCGCCCCTGCTGACGGCCAGCGTGCCGCGCGACCGCCTGAACGACTTCCTCGCGTGGACGGCCGGGCAGGGCACGTACGAGCGCGCGTGGGTGAGCACCACGCCCGCCACGCCCCCCCTTCGCGCCCCGGACCGCGTGCGGGAACTGACCGTGAACTTTCTGGGGTCCGTGGCCGACAAGGCCGCCGACGCCGTGCACCACACCACCGCGAAGGTGCTGGGCGGCGTGCAGGGCGGCCTGCTGTACCACGGCAGCAGCCGCGAGAGCCTCGCCGCACTGACCTTCGACGACGCACCGCACCCCATGTACGAACCGCTGGTGCTGGACACGCTGCGCCGCGCGGGCGTGCACGCCACGTTCTTCGTGATCGGCCGCAACGCGCGCGCGTACCCGTACTTCATCCGGGACATGGCGGAACAGGGGCATGAGATCGGCAACCACACCTTCCACCACGTGCGCCTGCCGCCCCTGACGCCCGCGGACGTGAAGCAGGAACTGACGCTCACCGACCAGACGCTGCAGGGCATCACCGGGAAACCCGTCCGGTACTTCCGGCCTCCGGGCGGCGACTACACGCCCGCCACACTCCGCGCGGCGGAGGGCCTGGGCCTCACCACCGTCTTCTGGACGGACGATCCCGGCGACTTCCAGAACCCCGGCGTGAACGTCCTGCTGGAACGCTACACGCGCACCCTGCGGCGCGGCGGCGTGGTCCTGCTGCACGACAACGCGCCCGAGATGCTGCAGGTCCTCCCGATGTTCCTGCGGATCGCGGACGCCCGCAACATCACGCTGGACACGGTCGGCGTCCTCGTGAAGCCCGGCGCGCAGAACGATCACCGCCCAGCGCCCACACGCGCCCGGCCCGCCCCGGCGCTCGGCCCGGTGGACGTGACATACACCACGCAGCCCTGA
- a CDS encoding heparan-alpha-glucosaminide N-acetyltransferase domain-containing protein, with translation MPSPAPSPGSPVPPGAATPDPALTVTPQGTAVRVARLSALDAWRGLTILLMLLVNNVALDTLTPRQLQHAPWGAGLTLTDLVFPWFLFCAGAALPFSLAAAQRSGLSGARLVRKLAGRTVLLYLVGCVVTSAAEHTFTLGLGVLQLIALASFTGGVISLLGVWWRVAVAAALLVGYDVFLNVFPVGGQAGVFTPDANPVKVLNDVLLGPWGLRGLISVVPTTALVLLGSVVAQPLRDRSRAAPLLLLTAGSVMTACGWLWAQHLEFNKAVWTPSYVVYTAGLATLGMLAFWLLADGGGRWAGVGTRLLSPLTVPGRNSLFAYVAPILFKVWVLMDWNVTWAGKAMPIRDALLSLARSHFGVWGGGWLYTLGYIAAVWVVLWALARRGWTWKL, from the coding sequence ATGCCTTCCCCTGCGCCCTCACCGGGCTCCCCCGTTCCCCCCGGCGCGGCCACGCCCGACCCGGCGCTCACCGTGACGCCGCAGGGAACGGCCGTGCGCGTGGCGCGGCTGTCGGCGCTGGACGCGTGGCGCGGCCTGACGATCCTGCTGATGCTGCTCGTGAACAACGTCGCGCTCGACACCCTGACGCCCCGGCAGCTGCAGCACGCGCCGTGGGGGGCCGGACTGACGCTCACGGACCTGGTGTTCCCGTGGTTCCTGTTCTGCGCGGGCGCGGCCCTGCCGTTCTCGCTGGCGGCCGCGCAGCGGTCCGGGCTGAGCGGCGCGCGGCTCGTGCGCAAGCTCGCGGGACGCACGGTGCTGCTGTACCTGGTGGGCTGCGTCGTCACGAGCGCCGCCGAGCACACCTTCACGCTGGGGCTGGGCGTGCTGCAGCTGATCGCGCTGGCGAGCTTCACGGGCGGCGTGATCAGCCTGCTCGGGGTGTGGTGGCGCGTGGCGGTCGCGGCCGCGCTGCTCGTGGGGTACGACGTGTTCCTGAACGTGTTCCCGGTGGGCGGGCAGGCGGGCGTGTTCACGCCGGACGCGAACCCCGTGAAGGTCCTGAACGACGTGCTGCTCGGCCCGTGGGGCCTGCGGGGCCTGATCTCGGTCGTGCCGACCACGGCGCTCGTGCTGCTGGGCAGCGTGGTCGCGCAGCCGCTCCGGGACCGCAGCCGGGCCGCCCCGCTGCTGCTGCTGACGGCCGGGAGCGTGATGACGGCGTGCGGGTGGCTGTGGGCGCAGCACCTGGAGTTCAACAAGGCCGTGTGGACGCCGAGTTACGTGGTGTACACGGCGGGCCTCGCGACGCTCGGGATGCTGGCGTTCTGGCTGCTCGCGGACGGCGGGGGCCGCTGGGCGGGCGTGGGCACGCGGCTGCTGTCGCCGCTGACCGTGCCGGGCCGCAACTCGCTGTTCGCGTACGTGGCGCCCATCCTGTTCAAGGTGTGGGTGCTGATGGACTGGAACGTGACGTGGGCCGGGAAGGCCATGCCGATCCGGGACGCGCTGCTGTCCCTGGCGCGCTCGCACTTCGGCGTGTGGGGAGGCGGGTGGCTGTACACCCTGGGCTACATCGCGGCGGTGTGGGTGGTGCTGTGGGCGCTCGCTCGGCGCGGCTGGACCTGGAAGCTGTGA
- a CDS encoding peptidylprolyl isomerase — protein MDTYIPDGYTLTPELTSARVTEFPKAPELGDGIEPGKQYLAVLETSKGRLVVELDADEVPVTVNNFVYLLRHHYYDGIVFHRVLEDFMAQTGDPTGTGRGGPGYRFEDEVTSKRHDRKGVLSMANAGPNTNGSQIFITFVPTPHLDGRHTVFGRVIEGQDVLDRITRINPGYPGTPDVIEKAYVVEK, from the coding sequence ATGGATACCTACATCCCCGACGGTTACACCCTGACGCCCGAACTCACGAGCGCGCGCGTGACCGAGTTCCCGAAAGCGCCGGAACTCGGTGACGGCATCGAGCCCGGCAAGCAGTACCTCGCGGTGCTGGAGACCAGCAAGGGCCGCCTGGTCGTCGAACTGGACGCCGACGAGGTGCCCGTCACGGTCAACAACTTCGTGTACCTGCTGCGCCACCACTACTACGACGGCATCGTCTTCCACCGCGTGCTGGAGGACTTCATGGCGCAGACGGGCGACCCGACCGGCACCGGCCGTGGCGGCCCCGGCTACCGCTTCGAGGACGAGGTGACGAGCAAGCGTCACGACCGCAAGGGCGTGCTCAGCATGGCGAACGCCGGCCCGAACACCAACGGCAGCCAGATCTTCATCACCTTCGTGCCCACCCCGCACCTCGACGGGCGCCACACCGTGTTCGGCCGCGTCATTGAAGGTCAGGACGTGCTGGACCGCATCACGCGCATCAACCCCGGTTACCCCGGCACGCCCGACGTGATCGAGAAGGCGTACGTCGTCGAGAAGTAA
- a CDS encoding DMT family transporter produces MVRSPAHRRHALGIALLLIVTTVWGSTFAVVKNATDALHPATLILWRFLVGTVCLLPLFLWRGAAGGGAPVTSGTAGRPRRLWLDGLTLGAWLIAGYGTQTIALATTSANRAAFITALSVVLVPLWQGLVARRRLPAPLWVAVLLAVAGLALLSWEGGALVSGDVWALACAVTYAGFILSLEGTSRHHAALPFTLVQLAWVTLLALAWALLAGAPLLPAPGSWGPLLYLGAAATAVTTLLQTLGQRWVSAAEASVIYALEPVSASIFSYFLLGERVFLRGLLGGAMVVGATVLSQFGVPPVPQDALPEGEGGDASGSGTRAAR; encoded by the coding sequence ATGGTCCGTTCGCCCGCCCACCGTCGTCACGCGCTGGGGATCGCGCTGCTGCTCATTGTCACGACCGTCTGGGGGAGCACCTTCGCGGTCGTCAAGAACGCCACGGACGCCCTGCATCCCGCCACCCTGATCCTGTGGCGGTTCCTGGTGGGGACCGTGTGCCTGCTGCCGCTGTTCCTGTGGCGCGGCGCGGCTGGGGGGGGCGCGCCCGTCACGTCCGGCACGGCGGGCAGGCCGCGCCGACTGTGGCTGGACGGCCTGACGCTCGGCGCGTGGCTGATCGCCGGGTACGGCACGCAGACCATCGCGCTCGCCACCACGAGTGCGAACCGCGCGGCGTTCATCACGGCGCTCAGCGTGGTGCTCGTGCCGCTGTGGCAGGGGCTGGTGGCGCGCCGCCGCCTGCCCGCGCCGCTGTGGGTGGCGGTGCTGCTGGCCGTGGCGGGCCTGGCCCTGCTGAGCTGGGAGGGGGGCGCGCTGGTGTCGGGGGACGTGTGGGCGCTCGCGTGCGCCGTGACGTACGCGGGCTTCATCCTGAGTCTGGAGGGCACGTCGCGGCATCACGCGGCCCTGCCGTTCACGCTGGTGCAGCTGGCGTGGGTGACGCTGCTGGCGCTGGCGTGGGCGCTGCTGGCGGGCGCGCCGCTGCTGCCCGCGCCGGGCAGCTGGGGGCCGCTGCTGTACCTGGGGGCGGCCGCGACCGCCGTGACGACGCTGCTGCAGACGCTGGGGCAGCGCTGGGTGAGTGCGGCGGAGGCGAGCGTGATCTACGCGCTGGAGCCGGTGAGTGCCAGCATCTTCAGTTATTTCCTGCTGGGCGAGCGCGTGTTCCTGCGGGGCCTGCTGGGCGGCGCGATGGTGGTGGGCGCGACGGTCCTCAGTCAGTTCGGCGTGCCCCCGGTGCCGCAGGACGCACTCCCGGAGGGTGAGGGCGGGGACGCTAGCGGGTCAGGGACGCGAGCAGCACGCTGA
- a CDS encoding PepSY-associated TM helix domain-containing protein: protein MTTLPPRPASARPAPARPAAQRPLKVRVQLALRSLHVYTSMLSLMLTLFFALSGILVNHPGWLPVSPSRTVQAHGTLPAGWGGAAHPDWFRVSEYLRATHHLSGRASDARADGSEASVSFRAPGYHADIVIGPDGRYDLTAQSDGLLAVIGDLHRGRDAGRAWPWLIDASGVFLLLVSLSGLGILLYLKKYRRPALLTLAGGAAVSVLLASLTR, encoded by the coding sequence GTGACGACCCTCCCCCCCCGCCCCGCGTCCGCGCGGCCCGCCCCGGCCCGCCCGGCGGCGCAGCGGCCACTGAAGGTCCGCGTGCAGCTGGCCCTGCGGTCCCTGCACGTGTACACCTCGATGCTGTCGCTGATGCTCACGCTGTTCTTCGCGCTGAGCGGCATCCTCGTCAACCACCCCGGCTGGCTGCCCGTCAGTCCGTCCCGCACCGTGCAGGCGCACGGCACGCTGCCCGCCGGGTGGGGAGGTGCCGCGCACCCCGACTGGTTCAGGGTGTCGGAGTACCTGCGGGCCACGCATCACCTGTCCGGCCGCGCCAGCGACGCCCGCGCGGACGGGAGCGAGGCCAGCGTCAGCTTCCGCGCGCCCGGCTACCACGCCGACATCGTGATCGGCCCGGACGGCCGCTACGACCTCACGGCACAGTCGGACGGCCTGCTCGCCGTGATCGGGGACCTGCACCGGGGCCGCGACGCGGGACGCGCGTGGCCGTGGCTGATCGACGCGTCCGGCGTGTTCCTGCTGCTGGTGTCGCTCAGCGGGCTCGGCATCCTGCTGTACCTGAAGAAGTACAGGCGTCCGGCCCTGCTGACCCTGGCGGGCGGCGCGGCCGTCAGCGTGCTGCTCGCGTCCCTGACCCGCTAG
- a CDS encoding DUF2271 domain-containing protein → MTHDRTLHTLHTRRTLLARLGRAALTLAVASRVAPPLLAQSAAPARPLPWADGLELAVNFSFRAPGGRYNRPYAAVWIEDERGTPVRTLSLWASSAPGKQKYLAELRRWWRGEQKRRATDSTDLVSTVSSPTRLAGNYTVTWDGRSDRHQPVPQGNYVLCLEMAREDGPYGRVRQPLTIGASPFRIAVDSDGELTDVTAELRRRN, encoded by the coding sequence ATGACGCACGACCGCACCCTCCACACCCTCCACACCCGCCGCACCCTGCTCGCCCGACTGGGCCGCGCCGCCCTCACGCTCGCCGTCGCGTCCCGCGTCGCGCCCCCCCTGCTCGCCCAGAGCGCCGCGCCCGCCCGCCCCTTGCCCTGGGCGGACGGCCTGGAACTCGCGGTGAACTTCAGCTTCCGGGCGCCCGGCGGGCGGTACAACCGACCCTACGCGGCCGTGTGGATCGAGGACGAGCGCGGCACGCCCGTCCGCACCCTCAGCCTGTGGGCGAGCAGCGCGCCCGGCAAGCAGAAGTACCTCGCGGAACTGCGCCGCTGGTGGCGCGGCGAGCAGAAGCGCCGCGCGACCGACAGCACCGACCTCGTCTCGACCGTCAGCAGCCCCACCCGCCTCGCCGGGAACTACACCGTCACCTGGGACGGCCGGAGCGACCGGCACCAGCCGGTCCCGCAGGGCAACTACGTGCTGTGCCTGGAGATGGCGCGCGAGGACGGCCCCTACGGCCGGGTGCGGCAGCCGCTCACGATCGGCGCGTCGCCCTTCCGCATCGCCGTGGACAGCGACGGCGAACTGACGGACGTGACCGCCGAACTGCGCCGCCGGAACTGA